The genomic DNA GCGTCGGCGAGTTCGTTTCTCCATGGCCAGGTCGCCGATATCCGCAGGCGGAGGCGTCGGCCGCCTCGGGTGAGGCGGGCGGCGACGTGCAGCAGTCGGTAGCGGAGCTTTTTCGGTTCGGCAGTGGCCAGTTCGCCGTTCAGCAGCAGGACGCGGGTCCAGGCCAGCAGGTCGGTCGCCGCGAGGCTGAGTTCGAGCCAGACGGCGTTGATGGCGAAGTCCCGGGAGGGGAAGCGGCCGAAGCCGGTGGTCTTGCCGCATCGGATGTGGTCCTCGACGGTGGCATGCCCGCGGTGACGGGCCTCCAGGAACTGGGCGGGACCGCCACCGCAGGACGGGGTGTCGGTGAGGAAGACCTGATGGCGCAGGCCCTCGTCCTGATCGAACAGGGAGAGCTGGGCTCCGGGGTGCGGGCGCTCCCGGCGCACGATGATGCGGGTGTCGGCCGGGTAGCCGGTCAGGTCGACCATGCCGGTGAGCTCGGCGACCTCGGCGCCGTCACGCAGAGTTCCGTTCTGGTCCAGGGCGGGGTGCCAGCAAGCGTCGGGTATGGCTCGGACAGCACGGCGGACCGGCTCGGTGACCGCGCATCCGACCGAGAACCGCAGGTTGAGGCCGTGCTCACGCAGAGCCCGGATGTGGGCGAGGAAGGCTTTCGCGGATCCGGCACTGCCGGTGCGGACAAGAATGTCGGTGCCGTGCCGGTGGACGTCGGGAATCTGTGCGAGAGCGTCGTCCAGCACAGTGATGTGATCGGCGGCGGTGTTGGCACCGGCGTTCCCGGGCCGGAGCCGGCCGGACAGTGCTTCGCCGGTGTTGGCCAGGAAGCACAACAGCGGGTGGAAGCCGAAGCCGCCCTTGTAGGTGGGTGCGGCCGCTTCTTTCTCGGAGTGGCAGGTGATCAGCGTGGCATCGAGGTCCAGGACCAGGCCGGGAAGTTCTCGTCCGCCGGCCCGGACGGCGGGTATGCCCTGGCCGGTCTCGGCGGCCTGCATCCAGGCGACTTCCCGGGCCGAGGCGCGGGCCGCTCGCAGCGAAGCAAGCACTGCCCCGTCGATGTCGGCGAGCAACCGCCAGGCGGTGGGCGTGGAGGCGACCGGTCCGAATACCTCGCCCTGGTCCCGCAGCACGGCCAGATCCGCTATCGCCTCACCGCCGTCGGCGAGCATCACCGCGAGATCGGTGGCGGTCCGACCCGGATCGTGCCCGGTGCCACGCGGTCGTAGCGGCCCGAGCGCAGCGGAGTACGCGCCTGTCAGGCCGGTGGCCTCGGCGAGATCCGCCAGCAACCGTGCGCCCGCGTGCCCCACCACCCCCGAACCGTCAGTGGAGACGTGGAGCTTGGCACGAGAACCGATACCCTGCACGCAGAAAGTGCCTTCCGCTTGGACCGACAGAACCCCTCGACAAGGTTCATCGTCCCAGCTCAGAAGGCACTTTCGTATTTTCTTCCCGCTTCCGGCCTCATCTCAACCGAAACGGCGAGGCTAGCGGGATCGAAAAATGAGAGTCAGAATTCGCTCAGCACGTGCCCTGACCTGCGGTTCGGGGTGTGACAGTGCCACAGATATCAGCACCCCCAATGTGACGGTCAGTGGTCCGGTTAACGTTGTGAGATTCGCAGCAACTTCCATGCGTTCAAAGATATCAGCGGGCTCTGCACTCGCTAATTTACTCTTATGGGGTCGGGGTGTTAAGTTATACGCGTCAAATTATGAATACATGCTGATCGGGGGTGTAGGGCTATCTCGTTTTGATCTGCGGACGGGTGGAGTGCTTCGGGAGAAGTGTGGCGGGTGTCACTTTTCGAACTTCGATTGGGGCCTTGTCCGCTCAGTGCCGGTCGGGCCAGAGACGCGACATCGGGAGCCGGACGGAGGGCAGCCGTACTGCCTGGATCGGTCCGAGCGCGGCTGCTGCAGCGCGAAGAACTTCGTCGTAGGAGCCGAAGCCGAGGAGTTCGGCGGAACAGGCGGAGCAGTCGCCGGGGCAGCGGGTGTGACCGGCGCTGCGATCCGTGGAGCCTCGGACGTGCGTGAAGGCGTCGTCCGGGAAGTCGGCGCGCACGGCATGCCAGATCCCGGCGCGTTCCTCTTCGGGCAGTCCGGCTGCTACCGCCGGCCGCATCGGCGGGAGGAGGCGTTGGTGGTCCTGGACGAGGAACACCCGGTCGGTGAAGTCGACGGTGTCCCCCTCGGGGCGCTCTCGTTCCAGCCAGGCTCGGGCCTCCTCTCGGGTGCCCGGCCCCCACAGGTAGTCCGTCGGGAACCGTGTGGTCTCGTACCGGGTGTCGAACTCGGCCCAGTGAGCGTCATCCCATCGGCTGCCCGGTACGAAGGGGATGGACCGCACCACTACGTGCTGGTATGCCTCGTCCCTCTGGTCTTCCTTGGGGTCGGAAAGGATGAACGCGCCGGCGGGCTCCATTCGCGTACGGCCGGAATCGTTCCAGCTCAGCAGGGCGATCTCCCGGTGCAGCGGGGCCGGGTAGAGGCGCCCATCGGTAGTGGCCTGCCCCCACAGTTGGTTGATCAGTTCCGCCAGATCCCGCACCGTTCGGGCTGCCTCGACGGGGGTGTCGACATGGTGGCCGGATGGATGGGCCACGTGGTTGCGCAGCTTGGCGAGCGCGTCCTCGACCGTGCGGCTGCGGCGCCCTCGGAGCAGACCTGAGGCCCGGGCCCAGAGGCGGAGTCCGTGCAGCATTCCGTTGAACTCGACGGCGTGGGCAGTTACGACCAGCTTCGACCGCTCGCGCGTCATCTTGCCTGCGAGTTTCTTCACGTCGTCGTACGACGTAACGGTCAGGGAGACGTCCGGGCCGTTAGGGCGGCGGAACGTGATGGTGCCGGCGCACCATTCCATGAAGCGGTCGCGCAGTGCCTGCTCGTAGATGAGGAGCGCTTGATCGCCGACCAGGGTGTACACGTCGTAGCACAGCACGCCATAGGCGAAGACGGTGCGCAGCCGCTCGAAAGAGTCGCGTGTTCCAGCCGCGACGCCGTCCGCCAGGTCGCAGTCCGCGATCTGGTGCTGCTGGAATTCCGCAGCGTCCTCGGGTTCCAGACGGCCGCCGAGCCCATAGGGGTTGAACGCCAGAGACAGATTGTCCGCGGCGCGCAATTCTGCAAGTGGACGGATCTCCATGTACTTCTCCTCGCAGTGGGAAACGGGCAAGCATGCACCCGGAGGCGCTTCGTCGGCCACTTCTTTCCCTTCGGGTGGCTCCGTGGTTTCGCCGCGAAATGGTGTGCGTCAGTAGTTCGCCCGGGGCAGACAGGAAAGATCGCGGAAAGACTGGCCAAGGTGCGTTGATGCATGTCAACGTAGACGACC from Streptomyces sp. NBC_00654 includes the following:
- a CDS encoding IS1380 family transposase, which produces MSVQAEGTFCVQGIGSRAKLHVSTDGSGVVGHAGARLLADLAEATGLTGAYSAALGPLRPRGTGHDPGRTATDLAVMLADGGEAIADLAVLRDQGEVFGPVASTPTAWRLLADIDGAVLASLRAARASAREVAWMQAAETGQGIPAVRAGGRELPGLVLDLDATLITCHSEKEAAAPTYKGGFGFHPLLCFLANTGEALSGRLRPGNAGANTAADHITVLDDALAQIPDVHRHGTDILVRTGSAGSAKAFLAHIRALREHGLNLRFSVGCAVTEPVRRAVRAIPDACWHPALDQNGTLRDGAEVAELTGMVDLTGYPADTRIIVRRERPHPGAQLSLFDQDEGLRHQVFLTDTPSCGGGPAQFLEARHRGHATVEDHIRCGKTTGFGRFPSRDFAINAVWLELSLAATDLLAWTRVLLLNGELATAEPKKLRYRLLHVAARLTRGGRRLRLRISATWPWRNELADAFHRLAALPRPAG